The Bacillota bacterium genome window below encodes:
- the csrA gene encoding carbon storage regulator CsrA produces the protein MLVLTRRVDESIMIGDEIRIVVVEVRGEQVKLGIEAPRSIPVHREEVYREIQEENRRAAMAGAGDIDQFGEALKPETPPAQHGVPLPPAERGRALENQQPPDR, from the coding sequence ATGCTGGTGCTGACCAGGAGGGTCGACGAAAGCATCATGATCGGCGACGAGATCCGCATCGTGGTGGTAGAGGTGCGGGGCGAGCAGGTGAAGCTCGGAATCGAAGCGCCCCGCTCCATTCCGGTACACCGGGAAGAGGTCTACCGGGAGATCCAGGAGGAGAACCGCAGGGCCGCGATGGCTGGTGCCGGCGATATCGACCAGTTCGGGGAAGCGCTGAAGCCTGAGACACCGCCGGCGCAGCACGGGGTACCGTTGCCGCCTGCGGAGAGGGGACGGGCTCTTGAGAATCAGCAGCCGCCAGATCGTTGA